The proteins below are encoded in one region of Streptomyces sp. NBC_00490:
- a CDS encoding serine/threonine protein kinase, with product METIIVQPPGPSRPGEVDVGGPELLRMGPGDVADFGRGLPGGREVAIVLPDPGISRRAGRLEAAEDYWRLSNFSRDTAYAVENLEGAGEYITVAPGRLGAPVPFEFSRVVLPAMSGTVDFKVFAPQHAYLDKRSSPGAGELTVHPYALDVTAKYFLVLVALCEPRLRDPSDGALPGAGDIAERLRPLESCRGLTRSAVNYHIDYLAFAKLRLDVGEEPGADGNGRTGAKRARLASLALRFGLVREEHLALLPSRRRPVPQESGA from the coding sequence ATGGAAACAATCATCGTGCAGCCGCCCGGGCCGTCGCGCCCGGGTGAAGTCGACGTCGGCGGGCCCGAGTTGCTGCGCATGGGGCCGGGCGACGTGGCCGACTTCGGGCGCGGACTGCCCGGCGGCCGGGAAGTCGCCATCGTCCTGCCCGACCCCGGAATCTCCCGGCGGGCGGGGCGCCTGGAGGCGGCCGAGGACTACTGGCGGCTGTCGAACTTCAGCCGTGACACCGCGTACGCGGTCGAGAACCTGGAGGGTGCCGGCGAGTACATCACCGTCGCCCCTGGTCGGCTGGGGGCGCCGGTGCCCTTCGAGTTCTCCCGAGTCGTCCTGCCCGCGATGAGCGGGACCGTCGACTTCAAGGTGTTCGCCCCGCAGCACGCCTATCTGGACAAGCGATCCTCGCCCGGCGCGGGGGAGTTGACCGTGCATCCCTACGCGCTCGATGTCACGGCGAAGTACTTCCTCGTCCTCGTGGCCCTGTGCGAGCCGCGCCTGCGCGATCCCTCGGACGGCGCGCTGCCGGGCGCGGGGGACATCGCGGAGCGGCTTCGCCCGCTGGAGAGCTGTCGTGGTCTGACCCGTTCAGCGGTGAACTACCACATCGACTATCTGGCCTTCGCCAAACTGCGCCTGGACGTCGGTGAGGAGCCCGGGGCGGACGGCAACGGCCGCACCGGCGCCAAGCGCGCCCGGCTGGCCTCCCTCGCCCTGCGCTTCGGCCTGGTGCGCGAGGAACACCTCGCCCTGTTGCCGTCCCGCAGACGGCCCGTCCCGCAGGAGAGCGGCGCATGA
- a CDS encoding NAD(P)/FAD-dependent oxidoreductase, which yields MKRPERVAVIGVGVLGASVGWNLSRRGAEVVFIDAGRPGEGVTNWSFSWVNAGNKTVTRSYFDLNVAGMSAHRDLAKVIGPDSWWYPSGHLRWADEPTAQARFLKTAELLAGWGYRVEEYTGADVRRRLEPAVMVPGGARVLFYPDEGWVHGRHLVRRLVHEAVASGAELRSGVAVRDLGTGGDGSVRTVALSDGSSLDVDVVVNAAGPSASHIAGLVARHLPMRAEPGVVARVSCAPVPIHRAMHAPHIEMRPDGDASVVLHSREIDALIDTGEEPGQLARLLHESARHVVPELGDSPVAQVRTAHRPIPADGFPSVGPVPSVPGYYEAVTHSGITLGPVIGRLLASEILTGERDALLTDFHPQRFPP from the coding sequence GTGAAGCGGCCTGAACGTGTCGCTGTCATCGGCGTGGGCGTCCTGGGAGCCAGCGTGGGCTGGAACCTGTCCCGGCGCGGGGCCGAAGTGGTGTTCATCGACGCGGGCCGACCGGGCGAGGGTGTCACCAACTGGTCCTTCTCGTGGGTCAACGCCGGCAACAAGACGGTGACCAGGTCCTACTTCGACCTGAACGTCGCGGGCATGTCGGCCCACCGTGATCTGGCGAAGGTCATCGGACCGGACTCGTGGTGGTATCCCAGCGGCCACCTGCGCTGGGCGGACGAACCCACGGCGCAGGCGCGGTTCCTCAAAACGGCCGAGTTGTTGGCCGGTTGGGGCTACCGGGTCGAGGAATACACGGGGGCCGACGTGCGCCGCCGCCTCGAACCCGCCGTCATGGTGCCCGGTGGGGCTCGGGTGCTGTTCTATCCCGACGAGGGCTGGGTGCACGGCCGTCATCTCGTCCGCCGTCTGGTCCACGAGGCCGTGGCATCCGGCGCCGAGCTGCGCTCCGGCGTCGCGGTCCGTGACCTCGGCACCGGCGGCGACGGAAGCGTCCGGACCGTTGCCCTGTCCGACGGGAGCTCTCTCGACGTCGACGTCGTCGTGAACGCGGCAGGCCCCAGCGCCTCACACATCGCCGGGCTCGTCGCACGGCACCTGCCGATGCGCGCGGAGCCCGGCGTCGTCGCCCGGGTCAGCTGTGCTCCCGTCCCGATCCACCGGGCCATGCACGCACCACACATCGAGATGCGCCCGGACGGAGACGCCTCGGTGGTCCTCCACAGCCGGGAGATCGACGCCCTCATCGACACCGGCGAAGAGCCCGGCCAACTCGCCCGCCTGCTCCACGAATCGGCCCGGCACGTCGTCCCCGAACTCGGCGACTCCCCCGTCGCCCAGGTACGGACAGCCCACCGGCCCATCCCCGCCGACGGGTTCCCCTCCGTAGGACCGGTACCGTCCGTGCCGGGCTACTACGAAGCCGTCACCCACAGCGGCATCACCCTCGGACCCGTCATCGGCAGACTCCTCGCCTCGGAAATCCTCACCGGCGAAAGAGACGCACTGCTCACGGACTTCCACCCGCAGCGGTTCCCGCCGTGA
- a CDS encoding class I SAM-dependent methyltransferase: MTDDPQTHPNQRHLGRVFNEVPELYDRVRPGYPDELFADLAAVTGMGSKSRVLEVGCGTGQATRSLAALGYAVTAVEPGADMAALARRRLAAFRDVEVETSTFEAWDDRGRRFDALVAASSWHWVDPSVGWRRAHDVLHPGGWAALLGHVVVSRPDEPEVYAETADLHERFCPGNPDWGHPPLEDEVRASDEGWGPVDDPGELFGPTIVRWYPTVQWFDGDGFADHLRSQSLYRKLDSDVREPLLDAIAERIRTRLGDRASRRYLSFLRVGQRAE; this comes from the coding sequence GTGACTGATGATCCGCAGACGCACCCGAACCAACGTCACCTCGGCCGAGTGTTCAACGAGGTGCCGGAGCTCTACGACCGGGTCCGGCCGGGCTACCCCGACGAGTTGTTCGCGGACCTGGCCGCCGTCACCGGCATGGGCTCGAAGTCGAGGGTGCTCGAGGTGGGCTGCGGTACCGGTCAGGCGACGCGTTCACTGGCGGCCCTCGGATACGCGGTGACCGCCGTCGAGCCCGGCGCCGACATGGCCGCGCTCGCTCGCCGGCGGCTCGCGGCATTCCGTGATGTCGAGGTCGAGACGTCGACGTTCGAGGCGTGGGACGACCGCGGCCGGCGCTTCGACGCCCTCGTGGCCGCGTCGTCGTGGCACTGGGTCGACCCGTCGGTCGGCTGGCGGAGAGCGCACGACGTGCTCCACCCCGGAGGCTGGGCTGCGCTGCTCGGCCACGTCGTCGTCAGCAGGCCGGACGAGCCCGAGGTCTACGCCGAGACCGCCGACCTCCATGAGCGGTTCTGCCCCGGGAACCCCGACTGGGGTCACCCGCCGCTGGAGGACGAGGTGCGTGCCAGCGACGAGGGCTGGGGCCCGGTCGATGATCCCGGGGAATTGTTCGGCCCGACGATCGTGCGCTGGTACCCCACCGTTCAGTGGTTCGACGGCGACGGCTTTGCCGACCACCTCCGCTCGCAATCGCTGTACCGCAAACTCGATTCCGACGTCCGCGAGCCCCTCCTCGACGCCATCGCCGAGCGCATCCGCACGCGACTGGGCGACCGAGCCTCACGCCGCTACCTGAGCTTCCTGCGGGTCGGGCAGCGCGCCGAGTGA
- a CDS encoding right-handed parallel beta-helix repeat-containing protein, with the protein MMKLHIAYLACATAITGVGLGAASPAAADHQMTHVVFPGESIQAAVDAADPGDTVLLTPGTYRQSVKVTTPGLTLRGMGRSTVLKPATTKAAESCGENGNGICVVGKKDKDIKGVTVASLTVTGFAKSGVFSVGTDGLTVQNVTAEKNGVWGIAQERSVHSVFRKNTARDNGDAGLLLANTIKADEGAADTEGTVIEGNLLEGNRVGLTVRRLRNLTVAHNQVIGNCAGIFVVGDENKPKAGALTVRDNRVARNNKSCPKTARLEALQGSGIVLTGAEDTLVTRNRVTDNAGPSSLSGGIVLFKSFVGATSERNRITDNVLKDNAPADLVNTDTGEGNTFQGNTCRASKPAGLC; encoded by the coding sequence ATGATGAAACTTCATATCGCCTACCTGGCGTGCGCGACAGCGATCACCGGGGTGGGGCTCGGTGCCGCCTCGCCGGCCGCCGCGGACCACCAGATGACCCACGTGGTCTTTCCCGGGGAGTCGATCCAGGCGGCGGTGGACGCCGCCGACCCGGGAGACACCGTTCTCCTGACGCCCGGCACCTACCGCCAGAGCGTCAAGGTGACCACGCCCGGTCTCACCCTGCGCGGCATGGGCCGCAGCACCGTCCTCAAGCCGGCCACGACCAAGGCCGCCGAGAGCTGCGGCGAAAACGGCAACGGCATCTGCGTGGTCGGGAAGAAGGACAAGGACATCAAGGGCGTCACCGTCGCCTCCCTGACCGTGACGGGCTTCGCCAAGTCCGGAGTGTTCTCGGTGGGAACCGACGGCCTCACCGTGCAGAACGTGACCGCGGAGAAGAACGGGGTCTGGGGCATCGCCCAAGAGCGTTCGGTCCACAGTGTGTTCCGCAAGAACACCGCCCGCGACAACGGCGACGCCGGCCTGTTGCTCGCGAACACGATCAAGGCCGACGAGGGCGCCGCGGACACCGAGGGAACGGTGATCGAAGGCAACCTTCTGGAAGGCAATCGAGTCGGTCTCACCGTCCGACGGCTGCGGAACCTCACCGTCGCGCACAACCAGGTCATCGGCAACTGCGCGGGCATCTTCGTCGTGGGCGACGAGAACAAGCCGAAGGCCGGCGCCCTGACCGTGCGGGACAACCGCGTCGCGCGGAACAACAAGTCCTGCCCGAAGACCGCGCGGCTCGAGGCACTGCAAGGCTCCGGCATCGTGCTGACCGGCGCCGAGGACACCCTGGTGACGCGGAACCGGGTCACGGACAACGCCGGCCCCTCCTCGCTGTCGGGCGGCATCGTCCTGTTCAAGAGCTTCGTGGGCGCCACCAGCGAGCGGAACCGGATCACCGACAACGTACTGAAGGACAACGCCCCGGCGGACCTCGTCAACACCGACACCGGCGAGGGCAACACCTTCCAGGGCAACACCTGCCGGGCGTCCAAGCCCGCGGGTCTGTGCTGA
- a CDS encoding methyltransferase gives MTTTQTTPPATQNGQTAPPPSMRLRELVFGAACAAALRAAARLKVADALGDGPLAVEDLAAAVKTEPKPLRRLLRALSCYGIFAERPDGTFTHTDMSRLLREDDPHSLRDIALWCTEPWTWDAWPRLDEAVRSGRNVVEDLYGKEFFPYLNEDAPESADVFNRAMTTSSVQSARDVAQFLDLSGATSVADIGGGQGHVVASLLEKYPSLHGTLLDLPRVVANADPRLRPGGALADRMRLVPGDCRAAVPVQADVYVIKNILEWDDDSTTRTLRNVIEAGGPGSRVVVIENLVDDTPSMRFSTAMDLLLLLNVGGAKHTTASMAGRLTEAGLVIDDVSPVNPYLHAFDCTVPG, from the coding sequence ATGACGACCACACAGACCACGCCACCGGCCACACAGAACGGACAGACCGCGCCGCCGCCATCCATGCGGCTCAGGGAACTCGTGTTCGGGGCGGCGTGCGCGGCCGCCCTCCGCGCGGCCGCGCGGCTGAAGGTCGCCGACGCCCTCGGTGACGGCCCGCTGGCCGTGGAGGACCTCGCGGCCGCGGTGAAGACCGAACCCAAGCCACTACGACGGCTGCTGCGCGCCCTGTCCTGCTACGGCATCTTCGCCGAGCGGCCGGACGGGACGTTCACCCACACGGACATGTCCCGGCTGCTGCGCGAGGACGATCCGCACAGCCTGCGCGACATCGCGCTGTGGTGCACCGAGCCGTGGACCTGGGACGCGTGGCCCCGGCTGGACGAGGCGGTGCGCTCCGGGCGCAACGTCGTAGAGGATCTGTACGGCAAGGAGTTCTTCCCCTACCTCAACGAGGACGCCCCCGAATCGGCCGACGTCTTCAACCGTGCCATGACGACCTCCAGCGTGCAGTCGGCGCGGGATGTCGCGCAGTTCCTCGATCTGTCGGGGGCCACCTCGGTCGCCGACATCGGCGGTGGCCAGGGGCATGTGGTGGCGAGTCTGCTGGAGAAGTACCCCTCGCTCCACGGCACTCTGCTCGACCTGCCGCGCGTGGTGGCCAACGCCGACCCACGGCTGCGGCCGGGAGGAGCACTCGCGGACCGGATGCGTCTCGTGCCCGGTGACTGCCGTGCGGCCGTCCCGGTCCAGGCCGATGTCTACGTCATCAAGAACATCCTGGAGTGGGACGACGACAGCACGACCCGCACGCTGCGCAACGTCATCGAGGCGGGCGGTCCCGGATCGCGGGTCGTGGTCATCGAGAACCTCGTCGACGACACGCCCTCGATGCGGTTCAGCACCGCCATGGACCTGCTGCTGCTCCTCAACGTGGGCGGCGCCAAGCACACCACCGCCAGCATGGCGGGCAGGCTGACGGAGGCGGGCCTGGTCATCGACGACGTCAGCCCGGTCAATCCCTATCTGCACGCGTTCGACTGCACCGTCCCCGGGTGA
- a CDS encoding TcmI family type II polyketide cyclase, translating into MHQTLIVARMAPESALDIAKVFDESDRGELPHLVGVARRSLFQFDDVYLHLIESERDPGPAIAKAAGRPEFRDISERLSAYVTAYDPATWRSPKDAMARCFYTWERDAAS; encoded by the coding sequence ATGCACCAAACCCTGATCGTCGCCCGCATGGCACCGGAGTCGGCCCTCGACATCGCCAAGGTGTTCGATGAGTCGGACCGGGGGGAACTGCCGCACCTCGTGGGAGTCGCCCGGCGCAGTCTCTTCCAGTTCGACGACGTGTACCTGCACCTCATCGAGTCGGAGCGGGACCCCGGGCCCGCCATCGCGAAGGCGGCCGGCCGCCCCGAGTTCCGGGACATCAGTGAGCGGCTGTCGGCGTACGTCACCGCGTACGACCCGGCGACCTGGCGTTCACCGAAGGACGCGATGGCGCGCTGCTTCTACACCTGGGAGCGGGACGCCGCCTCCTGA
- a CDS encoding SRPBCC family protein translates to MAGHTQNEVTIAAPLDLVWDMTNDVANWPQLFSEYASAEILSQEGNRTTFRLTMHPDDNGKVWSWVSEREPDRDKLIVRARRVETGPFAYMNIVWEYEEVRAGTRMVWTQDFAMKPDAPVDDDWMTDNINRNSKVQMALIRDRIEQAATERRPAPMLSD, encoded by the coding sequence ATGGCCGGACACACGCAGAACGAAGTCACCATCGCCGCGCCGCTCGACCTGGTCTGGGACATGACCAACGACGTCGCGAACTGGCCGCAGTTGTTCAGCGAGTACGCCTCCGCCGAGATCCTCTCCCAGGAGGGGAACAGGACCACCTTCCGGCTGACGATGCACCCGGACGACAACGGCAAGGTGTGGAGCTGGGTCTCCGAGCGGGAGCCGGACCGCGACAAGCTCATCGTGCGGGCCCGCCGGGTGGAGACCGGACCCTTCGCCTACATGAACATCGTGTGGGAGTACGAGGAGGTGCGCGCAGGCACCCGCATGGTGTGGACCCAGGACTTCGCGATGAAGCCGGACGCACCGGTCGACGACGACTGGATGACGGACAACATCAACCGCAACTCCAAGGTCCAGATGGCCCTGATCCGGGACCGCATCGAGCAGGCCGCGACGGAACGCCGGCCCGCGCCGATGCTCTCCGACTGA
- a CDS encoding acyl carrier protein — translation MSDRITVEELAELMKKSAGVTVAPEELQQRYDTGFDAFGIDSLALLGIVGELENRYGTPMPPDAEKSKNPRQFLDLVNSALLAGA, via the coding sequence ATGAGTGACCGAATCACCGTGGAAGAGCTCGCCGAACTCATGAAGAAGTCGGCCGGAGTCACCGTCGCCCCGGAGGAACTCCAGCAGCGGTACGACACCGGCTTCGACGCCTTCGGCATCGACTCCCTCGCGCTGCTCGGCATCGTGGGTGAGCTGGAGAACCGGTACGGCACACCCATGCCTCCCGACGCCGAGAAGAGCAAGAACCCCCGGCAGTTCCTCGATCTCGTCAACAGCGCACTTCTGGCGGGTGCCTGA
- a CDS encoding ketosynthase chain-length factor has translation MSEPHPRRAAITGIGLVAPNGTSTETFWKSTREGISVLDRITREGCGHLPLRVAGEVRDFDPPTVVEERYLVQTDRFTHFAMAAADQALDDAGLDRAETDAAPFSVGVVTAAGSGGGEFGQRELQQLWDKGSRFVGPYQSIAWFYAASTGQISIRRGFKGPCGVVAADEAGGLDALAHAARAVRRGTDVIVAGATEAPLAPYSMVCQLGYEELSLVDDPERAYRPFTASACGFVPAEGGAMLVVEAETSARRRGAPVRATLAGHGATFTGASRWEQSREGLAQAIRGALDEAGCAPEEIDVVFADALGVPEADRAEALAIADALGAHGRRVPVTAPKTAFGRGYSAAPVLDVAAAVLALEHGLIPPTPNVFDACHDLDLVTSRARAAELGTALVLSRGLMGSNSALVLRLGAGDAS, from the coding sequence ATGAGCGAACCGCATCCTCGGCGCGCGGCCATCACCGGCATCGGACTGGTCGCGCCCAACGGAACCAGCACCGAGACCTTCTGGAAGTCGACCAGGGAGGGCATCAGCGTCCTGGACCGGATCACCCGGGAAGGATGCGGGCACCTGCCGCTGCGGGTGGCCGGTGAGGTCCGGGACTTCGACCCGCCGACCGTGGTCGAGGAGCGCTACCTCGTCCAGACCGACCGGTTCACGCATTTCGCGATGGCCGCGGCCGACCAGGCGCTCGACGACGCCGGCCTCGACCGGGCCGAAACGGACGCCGCGCCGTTCTCCGTGGGCGTGGTCACCGCGGCAGGTTCCGGTGGCGGCGAGTTCGGGCAGCGGGAGCTGCAGCAGCTGTGGGACAAGGGCAGTCGCTTCGTCGGGCCGTATCAGTCCATCGCCTGGTTCTACGCCGCGAGCACCGGTCAGATCTCCATCCGCCGCGGCTTCAAGGGCCCTTGCGGTGTGGTCGCCGCCGACGAGGCCGGCGGCCTCGACGCCCTGGCGCATGCGGCGCGGGCCGTGCGGCGCGGCACCGACGTGATCGTGGCCGGTGCCACCGAGGCGCCGCTGGCCCCCTATTCGATGGTCTGCCAGCTCGGCTACGAGGAGCTGAGCCTCGTCGACGACCCGGAGCGCGCCTACCGTCCGTTCACCGCCTCGGCCTGCGGATTCGTGCCCGCCGAAGGCGGCGCCATGCTCGTCGTGGAAGCCGAGACCTCGGCCCGTCGACGGGGTGCGCCCGTGCGGGCCACCCTGGCGGGCCACGGGGCGACGTTCACCGGCGCCTCCCGCTGGGAGCAGTCCCGGGAAGGGCTGGCCCAGGCCATCCGGGGCGCCCTGGACGAGGCCGGCTGCGCCCCCGAGGAGATCGACGTGGTCTTCGCCGATGCCCTCGGCGTACCGGAGGCGGACCGAGCCGAAGCACTGGCGATCGCGGACGCCCTGGGCGCGCACGGCAGACGGGTCCCCGTCACGGCACCGAAGACCGCCTTCGGCCGGGGTTACTCGGCGGCGCCAGTGCTGGACGTCGCCGCGGCGGTGCTGGCGCTGGAACACGGTCTGATTCCGCCCACCCCGAACGTCTTCGACGCCTGCCACGACCTCGACCTCGTGACCTCCCGCGCCCGCGCCGCCGAACTGGGCACGGCGCTGGTCCTCAGCCGAGGCCTCATGGGGTCGAACTCGGCGCTCGTGCTACGGCTCGGCGCCGGCGACGCCTCCTGA
- a CDS encoding beta-ketoacyl-[acyl-carrier-protein] synthase family protein: MTRRVAVTGLGIVAPDGIGIPAFWDLLSNGRTATRGITFFDPSGLRSRIAAECDFDPAAHGLDAEQIARCDRYIQFALVAGEEAVRDSGLDLAAENPWRVGVSLGTAVGGTTRLEQDYVLVSESGKRWDVDHRQSGPHLHRAFSPSTLASAVAERFEARGPVQTVSTGCTSGLDAVGYAFHAIEEGRADVCITGASDSPISPITMACFDAIKATSPNNDDPAHASRPFDADRNGFVMGEGGAVLVLEELEHALARGAHVYCELSGYATFGNAYHMTGLTTEGLEMARAIEDALDQARLDPTAIDYVNAHGSGTQQNDRHETAAVKRVLGAHAYDTPMSSIKSMVGHSLGAIGAIEVVACALALTHQVVPPTANYETPDPECDLDYVPRVARERRLNSVLSVGSGFGGFQSAVIMNLPREKTR; this comes from the coding sequence ATGACGAGGCGCGTGGCGGTCACCGGACTGGGCATCGTCGCTCCGGACGGCATCGGCATACCGGCGTTCTGGGATCTCCTGTCCAACGGGCGTACCGCGACCCGGGGCATCACGTTCTTCGACCCGTCCGGGCTGCGTTCGCGCATCGCCGCCGAGTGCGACTTCGACCCGGCGGCCCACGGGCTGGACGCGGAGCAGATCGCCCGGTGCGACCGGTACATCCAGTTCGCCCTGGTCGCCGGGGAGGAGGCCGTACGGGACTCCGGCCTCGACCTCGCGGCGGAGAACCCGTGGCGCGTCGGGGTCTCCCTGGGCACCGCGGTCGGCGGCACCACCCGGCTGGAGCAGGACTACGTACTGGTCAGCGAGAGCGGCAAGCGCTGGGACGTGGACCACCGCCAGTCCGGCCCCCATCTGCACCGGGCGTTCTCGCCCAGCACCCTCGCCTCGGCGGTGGCGGAGCGGTTCGAGGCACGCGGGCCGGTGCAGACCGTCTCCACCGGCTGCACCTCGGGGCTTGACGCGGTGGGCTACGCCTTCCACGCGATCGAGGAGGGCAGGGCCGACGTGTGCATCACCGGCGCCTCGGACTCGCCGATCTCACCGATCACCATGGCCTGCTTCGACGCGATCAAGGCCACCTCCCCGAACAACGACGACCCCGCCCACGCCTCACGCCCCTTCGACGCCGACCGCAACGGGTTCGTCATGGGCGAGGGCGGCGCGGTACTCGTCCTGGAGGAGCTGGAACACGCACTGGCCCGCGGCGCGCACGTGTACTGCGAGCTCAGCGGCTACGCCACCTTCGGCAACGCCTACCACATGACCGGTCTGACCACCGAGGGCCTGGAGATGGCCCGGGCCATCGAGGACGCCCTCGACCAGGCTCGGCTCGACCCCACGGCGATCGACTACGTCAACGCGCACGGATCGGGCACCCAGCAGAACGACCGGCACGAGACGGCCGCGGTCAAACGCGTCCTGGGCGCGCACGCCTATGACACGCCCATGAGCTCCATCAAGTCCATGGTGGGCCATTCCCTGGGTGCGATCGGCGCGATCGAGGTCGTCGCCTGTGCGCTGGCCCTGACCCACCAGGTCGTCCCGCCCACCGCGAACTACGAGACCCCGGACCCCGAGTGCGACCTGGACTACGTCCCGCGCGTCGCGCGCGAGCGGAGGCTGAACAGCGTGCTCTCCGTGGGCAGCGGGTTCGGCGGCTTCCAGTCCGCGGTGATCATGAACCTGCCGAGGGAGAAGACACGATGA
- a CDS encoding cupin domain-containing protein gives MNNRHPGIVDVSEVEPNTRRGGDLRALLTPTTVGSTSGFMGVAIIQPGDRIAEHYHPYSEEFIYVLCGQLEVDLDGEPHPLQPEQGLLIPTHMRHRFRNVGKVEARMVFHLGPLAPSPPLGHVDTEDADGVPIVVEAAPGGAGRPAERSQVRS, from the coding sequence GTGAACAACCGCCATCCCGGAATCGTGGATGTCAGCGAGGTCGAGCCCAACACTCGGCGCGGTGGCGACCTGCGTGCCCTGCTCACCCCCACCACCGTCGGCTCGACCAGCGGCTTCATGGGCGTGGCCATCATCCAGCCCGGCGACCGCATCGCCGAGCACTACCACCCGTACTCCGAGGAGTTCATCTACGTCCTGTGCGGGCAGCTGGAGGTGGACCTGGACGGTGAGCCCCATCCGCTCCAGCCCGAGCAGGGGCTGCTGATCCCCACCCACATGCGCCACCGCTTCCGCAACGTCGGCAAGGTGGAGGCCCGCATGGTCTTCCACCTCGGCCCGCTCGCCCCGAGCCCGCCGCTCGGCCATGTCGACACCGAGGACGCCGACGGCGTACCGATCGTGGTGGAGGCGGCCCCCGGGGGTGCGGGACGGCCGGCCGAGCGATCTCAGGTCCGTTCATGA
- a CDS encoding SchA/CurD-like domain-containing protein — protein MTTTSERAPETLMRQAAQRVSQSVFDGSPLRVVLLVDVYDGAQQQFLEAYEQLCNQVASVPGHVSDQLCQSIENPSQWLITSEWESAPPFLTWVNSEEHVRMVEPLHSCVRDTRSLRFHIVRETGGPAAQTGSGTRRLQVAPRIGDGLIRHALTFTVKPGSEKKVAEILSGYTSPEPRVDDTTQLCRTSLFMHGNRVVRAIEVRGDLLAALRHVARQPEVRAVEEAINPFLEQDRDLDDPESARVFFTRAALPAVHHVTAGQESPDAVRHALYYPAREGCGLRLAELLARQDEAAADDPHGPVLRSTIFQRDDVVVRLVDVRGGLDTDPSPVLGLTDRSQAAELTELLDGEAFGADGPALKDGAPARLLTVSRMELVTDRRASDA, from the coding sequence ATGACCACCACGTCCGAACGTGCTCCGGAAACTCTCATGCGGCAGGCGGCGCAACGCGTCTCCCAGTCCGTGTTCGACGGCTCCCCGCTCCGCGTCGTCCTGCTGGTGGACGTCTACGACGGGGCCCAGCAGCAGTTCCTGGAGGCGTACGAGCAGCTGTGCAACCAGGTCGCCTCCGTCCCCGGGCATGTCAGTGACCAGCTGTGCCAGTCCATCGAGAACCCCTCCCAATGGCTCATCACGAGTGAGTGGGAGAGCGCCCCGCCCTTCCTCACCTGGGTGAACAGCGAGGAACACGTGCGGATGGTGGAGCCACTGCACAGCTGTGTCCGCGACACCAGGTCCCTTCGCTTCCACATCGTCCGCGAGACCGGCGGCCCGGCGGCGCAGACCGGGTCCGGCACCCGGCGCCTCCAGGTGGCACCGAGGATCGGCGACGGCCTGATCCGGCACGCGCTCACCTTCACGGTCAAGCCGGGCAGCGAGAAGAAGGTGGCCGAGATCCTGTCCGGGTACACGTCACCGGAGCCGCGGGTCGACGACACCACCCAGCTGTGCCGCACCTCCCTGTTCATGCACGGCAACCGGGTGGTCCGGGCCATCGAGGTGCGGGGCGACCTGCTCGCCGCGCTGCGGCACGTCGCCCGGCAGCCCGAGGTGCGGGCCGTCGAGGAGGCCATCAACCCCTTTCTGGAGCAGGACAGGGACCTCGACGACCCCGAGTCCGCCCGCGTCTTCTTCACCCGGGCGGCGCTGCCCGCCGTACACCATGTGACGGCGGGTCAGGAGAGTCCGGACGCGGTGCGGCACGCGCTGTACTACCCGGCCCGTGAGGGGTGCGGTCTGCGGCTGGCCGAGTTGCTGGCCCGTCAGGACGAGGCGGCGGCGGACGATCCGCACGGACCGGTGCTGCGCAGCACGATCTTCCAGCGCGACGACGTCGTCGTACGGCTGGTCGACGTGCGCGGCGGCCTCGACACCGACCCGAGCCCCGTGCTCGGTCTCACGGATCGCAGCCAGGCGGCCGAGCTGACGGAACTGCTCGACGGCGAAGCCTTCGGAGCGGACGGTCCGGCGCTGAAGGACGGCGCCCCCGCTCGCCTCCTCACCGTCTCCCGCATGGAACTCGTCACCGACCGTCGGGCGTCCGACGCCTGA